In Paracoccus aminophilus JCM 7686, a single window of DNA contains:
- a CDS encoding acetyl-CoA C-acetyltransferase gives MTKAVIVSAARTPVGSFMGAFAHIPAHELGATVLRAVVERAGIDPSEVSETILGQVLTAAQGQNPARQAHIKAGLPKESAAWLINQVCGSGLRSVALAAQQVILGDATIVAAGGQESMSLSTHAAYLRSGQKMGDMQLIDTMIRDGLWDAFNNYHMGQTAENVANQWQISRDEQDHFAVASQNKAEAAQKAGKFADEIVPHIVKTKKSEISVDADEYIRHGATLEAMEKLRPAFTKEGSVTAGNASGLNDGAAAVLVMTEDEAARRGLTPLARIASYATAGLDPAIMGTGPIPASRKALEKAGWKVADLDLVEANEAFAAQACAVNKELGWDPAIVNVNGGAIAIGHPIGASGARILNTLLYEMKRRDAKKGLATLCIGGGMGVAMCLERP, from the coding sequence ATGACTAAGGCCGTCATCGTCTCTGCTGCGCGCACCCCTGTGGGCAGCTTTATGGGGGCGTTCGCGCATATCCCCGCCCACGAGCTTGGTGCGACCGTCCTTCGCGCCGTGGTCGAGCGCGCCGGCATCGATCCGTCCGAAGTCAGCGAAACCATCCTCGGCCAGGTCCTGACGGCCGCACAAGGCCAGAACCCGGCCCGGCAGGCGCATATCAAGGCCGGGCTTCCCAAGGAATCGGCCGCCTGGCTGATCAATCAGGTCTGCGGCTCGGGCCTGCGCAGCGTGGCGCTTGCCGCGCAGCAGGTCATTCTGGGCGATGCAACGATCGTCGCCGCGGGCGGTCAGGAATCGATGTCGCTTTCGACCCATGCCGCCTATCTGCGCTCGGGCCAGAAGATGGGCGACATGCAGCTCATCGACACGATGATCCGCGACGGCCTGTGGGATGCGTTCAACAACTACCACATGGGCCAGACCGCCGAAAACGTCGCCAATCAATGGCAGATCTCGCGCGATGAGCAGGACCATTTCGCGGTCGCATCGCAAAACAAGGCCGAGGCCGCGCAGAAGGCCGGGAAATTCGCCGATGAGATCGTGCCCCATATTGTGAAGACCAAGAAATCCGAGATCAGCGTCGATGCCGACGAATATATCCGTCACGGCGCCACGCTCGAGGCCATGGAAAAGCTGCGCCCGGCCTTCACCAAAGAGGGCTCGGTCACGGCAGGCAATGCCTCGGGCCTGAATGACGGTGCCGCGGCGGTTCTGGTGATGACCGAGGACGAGGCCGCGCGCCGTGGGCTGACGCCGCTTGCGCGCATCGCCTCTTATGCGACCGCCGGGCTTGATCCCGCCATCATGGGCACCGGCCCGATCCCGGCCAGCCGCAAGGCACTGGAAAAGGCAGGCTGGAAGGTCGCGGATCTTGATCTCGTCGAAGCCAACGAGGCTTTTGCCGCACAGGCCTGCGCCGTCAACAAAGAGCTCGGCTGGGATCCGGCGATCGTGAACGTGAACGGCGGCGCCATTGCCATCGGCCACCCGATCGGCGCTTCGGGCGCGCGCATTCTCAACACCCTGCTGTACGAAATGAAGCGCCGCGACGCCAAGAAAGGCCTCGCAACCCTGTGCATCGGCGGCGGCATGGGCGTCGCCATGTGCCTTGAGCGTCCGTAA
- a CDS encoding EAL domain-containing protein, whose protein sequence is MATNLFPPGGRSSPLDFAIEQQARLTLETVQTSIENKNAVLAYQPVVQSDRPNRVAFYEGLIRVMDQTGRFIPLRDFMPHVESTELGRQIDCIALDMGLKTLAEEPGVRLSINMSARSIGYPDWIRTLRDGLSQDPRIAERLILEITESSAMDMPSMVNRFMSELQDHGVSFALDDFGAGYTSFRYLREFSFDMIKIDGRFIREISETADNQVLTQALQTIAHHFDMFTVAESVETAEDAAYLIDMGIDCMQGFYFGAPTIVPPWRSPQSTARRQ, encoded by the coding sequence ATGGCCACGAACCTTTTCCCTCCGGGGGGCCGCAGCTCGCCCCTGGACTTCGCAATCGAACAACAGGCGCGCCTGACGCTGGAGACCGTTCAGACCTCGATCGAGAACAAGAACGCCGTCCTCGCCTATCAGCCCGTGGTCCAATCCGACCGCCCCAATCGCGTCGCCTTCTACGAAGGGCTGATTCGCGTCATGGATCAGACCGGACGCTTCATTCCGCTGCGCGATTTCATGCCGCATGTCGAATCGACCGAGCTTGGTCGCCAGATCGACTGCATCGCGCTGGATATGGGGCTCAAGACCCTCGCGGAAGAGCCCGGGGTGCGGCTTTCGATCAATATGTCGGCCCGCTCGATCGGCTATCCCGACTGGATCCGCACCCTGCGCGACGGGCTCTCGCAAGATCCCCGCATTGCCGAGCGGCTCATTCTGGAAATCACCGAAAGCTCGGCGATGGACATGCCCTCGATGGTCAATCGCTTCATGTCGGAATTGCAAGATCACGGCGTCAGCTTCGCGCTGGACGATTTCGGGGCGGGCTATACCTCCTTCCGGTATTTGCGCGAATTCAGCTTCGACATGATCAAGATCGACGGCCGCTTCATCCGCGAAATCTCGGAAACCGCAGATAATCAGGTGCTGACTCAAGCGCTTCAGACCATCGCGCATCATTTCGACATGTTCACCGTCGCGGAATCGGTCGAAACCGCCGAGGATGCCGCCTATCTGATCGATATGGGGATCGACTGCATGCAGGGCTTCTACTTCGGAGCTCCGACCATTGTCCCCCCGTGGCGCTCCCCGCAATCGACCGCCCGGCGGCAATGA
- a CDS encoding DNA-3-methyladenine glycosylase I, with the protein MSPTTAPSEPQRCSWCGTDPLYVAYHDEEWGVPEYDSRALWEKLVLDGFQAGLSWITILRKRDTFREVFEGFDPERVARWGEPEIASALQNPGIIRHRGKIEAAVTGARRYLEIEAREGFSPFIWSFVGGAPIQSNLRSMAEAPTKSAESEAMAKALKKEGFKFCGPVITYAFMQACGLVNDHFAHCPRQAEVRALAARG; encoded by the coding sequence ATGTCCCCAACGACCGCCCCCTCAGAACCGCAGCGTTGCAGCTGGTGCGGCACCGATCCGCTTTATGTGGCCTATCATGACGAGGAATGGGGCGTGCCCGAATATGATTCGCGCGCCCTGTGGGAAAAGCTCGTGCTCGACGGCTTTCAGGCCGGTCTGAGCTGGATCACCATCCTGCGTAAGCGCGACACGTTCCGCGAGGTCTTCGAGGGCTTCGACCCCGAGCGCGTCGCGCGTTGGGGCGAGCCCGAGATCGCGAGCGCCTTGCAAAATCCCGGCATCATCCGTCATCGCGGCAAGATCGAGGCCGCCGTCACCGGCGCGCGGCGCTATCTTGAAATCGAAGCGCGCGAGGGCTTTTCGCCCTTCATCTGGTCCTTCGTCGGCGGCGCCCCGATCCAGAGCAATCTGCGCTCGATGGCCGAGGCTCCGACCAAGAGCGCGGAATCCGAGGCGATGGCCAAGGCGCTGAAGAAAGAGGGCTTCAAATTCTGCGGCCCGGTCATCACCTATGCCTTCATGCAGGCTTGCGGTCTGGTGAACGACCATTTCGCCCATTGCCCGCGGCAGGCGGAGGTCAGGGCGCTTGCAGCTCGCGGATGA
- a CDS encoding TlpA disulfide reductase family protein has translation MLRSLLLYTALVFGANAASAGAIDFEAAHANGLAKLTAVEGTEVSDIAFLDPEGNEHRLQDYKGKVVMLNFWATWCAPCREEMPSLEALQNELGGDDFQVVTVATGRNPLPAIQKFYDEIGVKNLPILTDERQQLARATGVMGMPVTVLIDREGRERARLIGGADWASEAAKQVIRELQAP, from the coding sequence ATGCTTCGTTCGCTTCTGCTTTATACGGCGCTGGTTTTCGGTGCAAATGCCGCGTCCGCCGGAGCGATCGACTTCGAGGCCGCCCATGCCAATGGTCTGGCCAAGCTGACCGCCGTCGAGGGCACCGAGGTTTCCGACATCGCCTTCCTCGACCCCGAGGGCAACGAGCACCGCCTTCAGGACTATAAGGGCAAGGTCGTGATGCTGAACTTCTGGGCGACCTGGTGCGCGCCCTGCCGCGAGGAAATGCCCTCACTCGAGGCCTTGCAAAACGAGCTCGGCGGCGATGATTTTCAGGTCGTGACGGTGGCCACGGGCCGCAACCCCCTGCCCGCGATCCAGAAATTCTACGACGAGATCGGCGTCAAGAACCTGCCGATCCTGACCGATGAACGCCAGCAGCTCGCGCGGGCAACCGGCGTCATGGGGATGCCGGTCACCGTGCTCATCGACCGCGAGGGCCGCGAGCGCGCCCGCCTGATCGGCGGCGCCGACTGGGCGAGCGAGGCCGCGAAACAGGTCATCCGCGAGCTGCAAGCGCCCTGA
- the argH gene encoding argininosuccinate lyase → MTDTSDNTANTMWGGRFAAGPDAIMTAINASIEFDQRLYPQDIRGSRAHAAMLAAQGIISPSDEKAIGEGLLTVLSEIESGEFTFSVALEDIHMNVESRLKEIIGEPAGRLHTARSRNDQVATDFRLWVRDRCDIVIECLEAVIRAALSQAEQGADWVMPGFTHLQTAQPVTWGHHMMAYVEMFGRDKSRFEDARKRMNESPLGAAALAGTSFPIDRHATAAALGFDRPMANSLDAVSDRDFALEFLSSAAICAVHLSRLAEELVIWSSAQFRFVTLSDRFSTGSSIMPQKKNPDAAELIRAKIGRILGATVALFVVMKGLPLAYSKDMQEDKEQVFDAADNLVLALAAMSGMLTDLTANRDKLEAAAGSGFSTATDLADWLVRAAGLPFRDAHHVTGTLVAMAEKKGIDLPELTLAEMQSVNPTITQEIYSVLGVHNSVASRQSYGGTAPDQVRAQIARWKEKLA, encoded by the coding sequence ATGACCGACACGTCCGACAACACCGCCAACACCATGTGGGGCGGCCGTTTTGCCGCAGGACCGGACGCGATCATGACGGCGATCAACGCCTCGATCGAGTTCGACCAGCGGCTCTACCCGCAGGACATCCGCGGCAGCCGGGCCCATGCCGCCATGTTGGCCGCGCAGGGCATCATCAGCCCTAGCGATGAGAAGGCGATTGGGGAAGGGCTGCTCACGGTCTTGTCAGAGATCGAATCGGGGGAGTTCACCTTCTCGGTCGCGCTGGAAGACATTCACATGAACGTCGAATCGCGCCTGAAAGAGATCATCGGCGAGCCTGCCGGGCGTCTGCATACGGCGCGTTCGCGCAATGATCAGGTGGCCACGGATTTCCGCCTCTGGGTGCGCGACCGCTGCGACATCGTCATCGAGTGCCTCGAGGCCGTGATCCGCGCTGCTTTGTCGCAGGCTGAACAGGGCGCGGATTGGGTCATGCCGGGCTTCACCCATCTGCAAACCGCGCAGCCGGTGACCTGGGGCCATCACATGATGGCCTATGTCGAGATGTTCGGCCGCGACAAATCCCGGTTCGAGGATGCGCGCAAGCGCATGAACGAATCGCCGCTTGGCGCGGCGGCTCTGGCCGGGACGAGCTTCCCGATTGACCGCCACGCGACGGCGGCAGCCCTGGGCTTTGACCGCCCGATGGCCAACAGCCTCGATGCCGTCTCGGATCGCGACTTCGCGCTGGAGTTCCTGTCTTCGGCGGCGATCTGCGCGGTCCATCTGTCGCGTCTGGCCGAAGAGCTGGTGATCTGGTCCTCGGCCCAGTTCCGCTTTGTCACTTTGTCGGACCGCTTCTCGACCGGCTCGTCGATCATGCCGCAGAAGAAGAACCCCGATGCGGCCGAGCTGATCCGCGCCAAGATCGGGCGGATCCTTGGGGCGACCGTGGCGCTCTTCGTCGTGATGAAGGGCCTGCCGCTCGCCTATTCCAAGGATATGCAGGAAGACAAGGAACAGGTCTTTGATGCCGCCGACAATCTGGTGCTGGCCTTGGCCGCGATGTCGGGGATGCTGACCGATCTGACCGCGAACCGCGACAAGCTGGAAGCGGCGGCGGGCTCGGGCTTTTCCACCGCGACCGATCTGGCCGATTGGCTGGTGCGCGCGGCGGGCCTGCCCTTCCGCGACGCCCACCACGTCACCGGCACGCTGGTTGCGATGGCCGAGAAGAAGGGCATCGACCTGCCCGAACTGACCTTGGCCGAGATGCAATCGGTTAACCCGACGATCACACAAGAGATCTATTCTGTGCTGGGCGTTCACAACTCGGTCGCCTCGCGTCAAAGCTATGGCGGGACCGCGCCCGATCAGGTGCGCGCCCAGATCGCGCGCTGGAAGGAGAAACTGGCATGA
- a CDS encoding DUF2834 domain-containing protein: protein MFRRFDLTPLRLLWLGLALLGGGLGLWRGVSLDASQGVALVVLALWCLIETTIRRNWTALLTFPAMALGIGCALPLYLFLRSRRIV from the coding sequence TTGTTTCGACGCTTTGACCTGACCCCCTTGCGGCTGTTGTGGCTGGGGCTCGCCCTTTTGGGGGGCGGGCTTGGCCTGTGGCGGGGCGTCAGCCTTGATGCCTCGCAAGGGGTCGCGCTGGTGGTTCTGGCCTTGTGGTGCCTGATCGAAACCACGATACGGCGCAACTGGACCGCTTTGCTCACCTTTCCGGCGATGGCGTTGGGCATTGGCTGCGCGCTTCCGCTTTATCTTTTCCTCCGCTCTCGCAGGATCGTCTGA
- the lysA gene encoding diaminopimelate decarboxylase yields MDHFNYKDGVLCAEDVPLAQIAEAVGTPVYVYSTATLTRHFQQFQKALDWTDHLVCFAVKSNSNIAVLKVLGDLGAGMDVVSGGEYARAKAAGVPGERIVFSGVGKTEDEMRLALEGGIRQFNVESEPELLLLSEVATSLGVTAPIALRVNPDVDAHTHEKIATGKSDNKFGIPIAKSRAVYALAASLPGIEVVGVDMHIGSQLTELEPFRQAYAKMAELVTALREDGHDIRRLDMGGGLGIPYRRDNNAPPLPVEYGKVVREAVGHLGCEIEIEPGRNISGNAGILLSSVIYLKEGEGRDFLILDAAMNDLMRPAMYGAHHDIVPVIEPELAAEVAPFDVVGPVCESGDTFEKGMQLNRFAAGDLVAFRSAGAYGAVMASEYNTRPLVPEVLVSGDQFAVIRARPSIEEIIARDAIPGWMTAKS; encoded by the coding sequence ATGGATCACTTCAACTACAAGGATGGCGTGCTCTGCGCCGAGGACGTGCCGCTGGCCCAGATCGCCGAAGCGGTCGGCACGCCGGTCTATGTCTATTCGACGGCGACGCTGACGCGCCATTTCCAGCAGTTCCAGAAGGCGCTGGACTGGACCGACCATCTGGTCTGCTTTGCGGTCAAATCGAATTCGAATATCGCGGTCCTGAAGGTGCTGGGCGATCTCGGCGCGGGGATGGATGTGGTCTCGGGCGGCGAGTATGCGCGCGCCAAGGCAGCAGGCGTCCCGGGCGAGCGCATCGTCTTTTCCGGCGTCGGCAAGACCGAGGACGAGATGCGTCTGGCGCTGGAAGGCGGCATCCGTCAATTCAACGTCGAATCCGAGCCGGAGCTGCTGCTGCTCTCGGAGGTCGCGACCTCTTTGGGCGTCACCGCGCCGATTGCTTTGCGCGTGAACCCCGATGTCGATGCCCATACCCATGAAAAGATCGCGACCGGCAAATCCGACAACAAATTCGGCATTCCGATCGCCAAATCCCGTGCGGTCTATGCGCTTGCGGCCAGCCTGCCCGGGATCGAGGTCGTCGGCGTCGATATGCATATCGGCAGTCAACTGACCGAGCTCGAGCCCTTCCGCCAAGCCTATGCCAAAATGGCCGAGCTGGTCACGGCTCTGCGTGAAGACGGCCACGACATCCGCCGTCTGGATATGGGCGGCGGGCTTGGCATTCCCTACCGCCGCGACAACAACGCCCCGCCACTTCCGGTCGAATATGGCAAGGTCGTGCGCGAGGCGGTTGGCCATCTTGGCTGCGAGATCGAGATCGAGCCGGGCCGCAATATCTCGGGCAATGCCGGGATTTTGCTCTCGTCGGTGATCTATCTCAAGGAAGGCGAGGGCCGCGATTTCCTGATCCTCGACGCCGCCATGAACGATCTGATGCGCCCGGCCATGTATGGCGCGCATCATGACATCGTCCCGGTGATCGAGCCCGAACTCGCCGCCGAAGTCGCCCCCTTCGACGTGGTGGGTCCGGTCTGCGAATCCGGCGACACCTTCGAAAAAGGGATGCAGCTCAACCGCTTTGCGGCGGGCGATCTGGTGGCCTTCCGCTCGGCGGGCGCTTATGGCGCGGTGATGGCCTCGGAATATAACACCCGTCCGCTGGTGCCCGAGGTTCTGGTCTCGGGCGATCAATTCGCCGTCATCCGCGCGCGCCCCTCGATCGAAGAGATCATTGCGCGCGACGCGATCCCCGGCTGGATGACCGCGAAAAGCTGA
- a CDS encoding DUF4175 domain-containing protein, whose protein sequence is MTTPDKQTDRRSVSTADSPRVAYAVGLTRAGMVWEQAARGFWPLLVVLALVLAALAFGLLPLLSRSWLIAALVVAGLALVGAGLWGLWRFRRPSRMAARARVDAALDGRPLSALSDEMALGGEDAGATSLWQAHLARMRAEADRARPIAPDAGLARRDPFALRLAGLTALAMVLVFAPPGEIGQGLAALGSTFRPVPPETPTVETGPGWEGWAQPPAYTRRPTIYLNALPVDEALVLPKGSRVSFRLYGKDAEVSQDIGQAVAGERPDPLAPEFTAEKDGSIRVAGRRFAVTVQPDAAPTVSPGAAPSRRADGKLVQQFTAKDDNGVVSGRATISLDLAAVDRRFGLSIAPEKREDISIDLPLPATGPRKEIKGQLVADLARHPWANLPVTVRLEVTDGIDQTGQSAPMKMILPGRRFFDPLAASLIEMRRDLLWSRENRTTAAEILRAVTWQSDGFMDDKLAVGLEATIAKLESGPLSDKDRDAMAQMLWEAAIALEDGGLSDALARMRQAQERLSEAIRNGASPDEVQRLMDELRKATDAYTDMLAERGTDPSAKFDRSPKQQRQQITGDQIQKMMDEIQRLMNEGRMAEAQELLDQFNRMMENLQVNDSPDGNGARQRPMNRLAETLRDQQKLSDEIMRDLQDQFMQPLDQQGQSGQQDGQQGQQGEQGQPGQPQQGQSQQGQSQGQGQPGQPGAQQGEPQGGGSFADRQRQLREELGRQRGLMPGQGTAEGDQARQRLDDAGRAMEEAEQALRDGDAPGAMERQAEAIQNMREGMRALGDLANRNQQDQRAEGQNGQQGQEGDNPQGQSGDERGQRGLGLPYSRQAGTDPLGRQLSGQGNTMTNGDPLAEGVDPSRQARNLLDEIRRRMGERERPEDERDYLGRLLNRF, encoded by the coding sequence ATGACCACTCCCGACAAGCAGACGGACCGGAGATCTGTCTCCACCGCCGACAGCCCCCGCGTGGCCTATGCGGTGGGGCTGACGCGGGCTGGCATGGTCTGGGAGCAGGCGGCGCGCGGCTTCTGGCCCCTGCTGGTGGTTCTGGCGCTGGTTCTCGCCGCGCTGGCCTTTGGGCTTTTGCCACTTCTGTCGCGCAGCTGGCTGATCGCCGCGCTTGTTGTCGCGGGACTGGCGCTTGTGGGCGCGGGGCTCTGGGGGCTTTGGCGCTTTCGCAGGCCCAGCCGGATGGCGGCGCGCGCCCGCGTCGATGCCGCTCTCGACGGCCGCCCGCTGTCGGCCCTGTCCGATGAGATGGCGCTTGGCGGCGAGGATGCCGGTGCGACGAGCCTCTGGCAGGCCCATCTGGCGCGGATGCGCGCCGAGGCTGACCGCGCCCGTCCGATTGCCCCCGATGCGGGACTTGCCCGCCGTGATCCTTTCGCGCTGCGTCTGGCCGGGCTGACCGCGCTGGCGATGGTGCTGGTCTTTGCCCCGCCCGGGGAAATCGGGCAGGGGCTCGCCGCGCTTGGCTCGACCTTCCGCCCGGTGCCGCCCGAGACGCCCACGGTCGAGACCGGTCCGGGCTGGGAAGGCTGGGCTCAGCCGCCCGCCTATACCCGCCGCCCGACGATCTATCTGAACGCGCTGCCGGTGGACGAGGCGCTGGTTCTGCCCAAGGGCAGCCGCGTCAGCTTCCGCCTTTACGGCAAGGATGCCGAGGTCTCGCAAGACATTGGTCAAGCCGTCGCGGGCGAGCGCCCCGATCCGCTGGCCCCGGAATTCACCGCCGAGAAAGACGGCAGCATCCGCGTCGCGGGCCGCCGTTTCGCGGTCACGGTCCAGCCCGATGCGGCGCCGACGGTCAGCCCCGGCGCCGCACCCAGCCGCCGCGCCGATGGCAAGCTGGTGCAGCAATTCACCGCCAAGGACGACAATGGCGTCGTGTCCGGCAGGGCCACGATCTCGCTCGATCTCGCGGCCGTGGACCGCCGCTTTGGCCTGAGCATCGCGCCCGAAAAGCGCGAGGATATCTCGATTGATCTGCCGCTGCCCGCGACTGGGCCGCGCAAGGAGATCAAGGGCCAGCTTGTCGCCGATCTCGCGCGCCATCCTTGGGCGAACCTGCCGGTGACGGTGCGGCTTGAGGTCACTGACGGGATCGACCAGACCGGCCAATCGGCGCCGATGAAGATGATCCTGCCGGGGCGGCGCTTCTTCGACCCGCTGGCCGCCAGCCTGATCGAGATGCGGCGCGATCTGCTGTGGTCGCGCGAAAATCGCACCACCGCCGCCGAGATCCTGCGCGCGGTGACCTGGCAATCCGATGGTTTCATGGACGACAAGCTCGCCGTCGGGCTTGAGGCCACGATTGCCAAGCTTGAAAGCGGGCCGCTGTCTGACAAGGACCGCGACGCCATGGCCCAGATGCTCTGGGAGGCGGCGATTGCGCTGGAGGATGGCGGGCTCTCGGATGCTTTGGCGCGGATGCGACAGGCGCAAGAGCGGCTCTCCGAGGCGATCCGCAATGGCGCCAGCCCCGACGAGGTCCAGCGCCTGATGGACGAGCTGCGCAAGGCGACCGATGCCTATACCGACATGCTGGCCGAGCGCGGCACCGACCCTTCCGCGAAATTCGACCGCTCGCCCAAGCAGCAGCGCCAGCAGATCACCGGCGATCAGATCCAGAAGATGATGGATGAGATCCAGCGCCTGATGAACGAGGGCCGCATGGCCGAGGCGCAAGAGCTGCTCGATCAGTTCAACCGCATGATGGAAAACCTGCAGGTCAATGACAGCCCGGACGGCAATGGCGCGCGCCAGCGCCCGATGAACCGGCTGGCCGAGACTCTGCGCGATCAGCAAAAGCTTTCGGATGAGATCATGCGCGATTTGCAGGATCAGTTCATGCAGCCCTTGGACCAGCAGGGCCAATCCGGCCAGCAGGACGGTCAGCAGGGGCAACAGGGTGAACAAGGCCAGCCCGGCCAACCGCAGCAAGGCCAGTCTCAGCAGGGCCAGTCGCAGGGGCAGGGCCAGCCCGGCCAACCGGGCGCGCAGCAAGGCGAACCGCAAGGCGGCGGCAGCTTCGCCGATCGCCAGCGTCAGCTGCGCGAAGAGCTGGGCCGTCAGCGCGGGCTGATGCCGGGGCAGGGCACCGCCGAGGGCGATCAGGCACGGCAGCGGCTCGACGATGCGGGCCGGGCGATGGAAGAGGCCGAGCAGGCTCTGCGCGACGGCGATGCGCCGGGCGCGATGGAGCGGCAGGCCGAGGCGATCCAGAACATGCGCGAGGGGATGCGCGCGCTTGGCGATCTCGCGAACCGCAATCAGCAGGACCAGCGCGCCGAGGGCCAGAACGGCCAGCAGGGCCAAGAGGGCGACAATCCGCAGGGCCAAAGCGGCGATGAGCGCGGCCAACGCGGACTTGGCCTGCCCTATTCGCGTCAGGCGGGCACCGATCCCTTGGGGCGGCAGCTCTCGGGGCAGGGCAATACGATGACGAATGGCGATCCTCTGGCCGAGGGCGTCGATCCGTCGCGGCAGGCGCGCAATCTGCTCGACGAGATCCGCCGCCGTATGGGCGAGCGCGAGCGTCCCGAGGATGAGAGGGATTATCTGGGCCGCCTGCTCAATCGGTTCTGA
- a CDS encoding zinc-ribbon domain-containing protein: MRLICPNCDAQYEIDSTLVPPKGRDVECSSCGQVWFQPGERSAPAAVAPVLSRPLSDSVLSILREEAARELGARQSDRSVPGTEETTDAAGFAPSESPKPLSQTALHLPEPPAKERPADPPLIDWPATTVSEFDERHRMGTRAGRIELPPLTLPDAEKLAATLGPLTFAPVTPAAAPETPEMATPDDGTEGDTDALSLPGDTLPADPAPELETERPGAETLSTELFNTDTQNSEPASPGDLADPGIRAPASTSTSTTATPAEAATPLSPAPEAPASAAPVSEAPVSEAPSSAPAEAATAVNPPDDAPTPPTRRREQLPSTIVLSQRTEAESYRTGFGIAAMVALIVIGGYFLAPRIAGQGAVGAKLMEWREDIDRGRIWLYTTTGELLGRTPDAE; the protein is encoded by the coding sequence ATGCGGCTGATCTGCCCGAATTGCGACGCCCAGTATGAAATCGACAGCACTCTGGTGCCGCCCAAGGGCCGTGATGTCGAATGCTCCTCTTGTGGTCAGGTCTGGTTTCAACCCGGCGAACGCAGTGCTCCCGCGGCTGTGGCGCCGGTTCTGAGCCGCCCTCTGTCGGATTCCGTGCTCTCGATCCTGCGTGAAGAGGCCGCGCGTGAATTGGGCGCGCGCCAAAGCGACCGCAGTGTGCCGGGCACAGAGGAAACGACGGATGCCGCTGGCTTTGCGCCGAGCGAATCACCCAAGCCGCTCTCGCAAACCGCGCTGCATCTGCCCGAGCCTCCGGCGAAGGAGCGCCCGGCGGATCCGCCGCTGATCGACTGGCCCGCGACCACGGTTTCGGAATTCGACGAGCGCCACCGCATGGGCACGCGCGCCGGGCGCATCGAATTGCCGCCGCTGACCCTGCCCGATGCCGAGAAGCTGGCGGCCACGCTCGGGCCGCTGACCTTCGCGCCGGTGACGCCTGCCGCCGCGCCCGAGACGCCCGAGATGGCAACGCCCGATGATGGGACCGAGGGTGACACCGACGCCCTGTCCTTGCCCGGCGATACCTTGCCCGCCGATCCCGCACCGGAGCTGGAAACCGAACGGCCGGGCGCAGAGACGCTGAGCACCGAGCTATTCAACACCGACACACAGAACTCAGAGCCCGCATCGCCGGGTGATCTGGCCGACCCCGGCATCCGTGCCCCGGCATCGACATCGACATCGACAACGGCAACCCCGGCTGAGGCAGCGACGCCGCTCTCGCCCGCGCCAGAAGCCCCTGCTTCCGCAGCGCCCGTCTCCGAGGCGCCCGTATCCGAGGCGCCAAGCTCTGCACCCGCAGAAGCGGCCACCGCCGTGAACCCGCCCGATGACGCCCCGACGCCTCCGACCCGGCGGCGTGAGCAATTGCCCTCGACCATCGTTCTCAGCCAGCGAACCGAGGCCGAGAGCTACCGCACCGGCTTCGGCATCGCCGCGATGGTCGCGCTGATCGTCATCGGCGGCTATTTCCTCGCCCCCCGCATCGCCGGGCAAGGCGCGGTCGGCGCCAAGCTGATGGAATGGCGCGAGGACATCGACCGCGGCCGGATCTGGCTTTACACCACCACCGGCGAGCTGCTGGGCCGGACACCCGACGCCGAGTAA
- a CDS encoding cell division ATP-binding protein FtsE, whose protein sequence is MIEMQGVSFGYHGSGELLSDMTISLQPGSFHFLTGPSGSGKTTFLRLCYAELLPSGGRLNAFDQDVTTLGRDGIAALRRRVGVVHQDPQFLDHLPVAENVALPLTVAGQPIDMEELKALLSWVQMTGHARAMPPEISGGERQRAALARAVILSPDLILADEPTGNLDWEMSMRILQLLVELNRSGKSVLIATHDLNLIRAAKAMVSARVLRIAGKSLQLAGADL, encoded by the coding sequence GTGATCGAAATGCAGGGTGTGTCCTTCGGCTACCACGGCAGCGGAGAACTCTTGTCCGATATGACGATCAGCCTGCAACCGGGCTCGTTTCACTTCCTGACGGGGCCGTCGGGGTCGGGCAAGACGACGTTTCTGCGCCTCTGTTATGCCGAGCTTTTGCCGTCCGGCGGTCGGCTGAATGCCTTCGATCAGGATGTGACGACACTTGGGCGCGACGGCATTGCCGCGCTGCGCCGCCGCGTCGGCGTGGTCCATCAGGATCCGCAGTTTCTCGATCATCTGCCCGTCGCCGAAAACGTCGCCTTGCCGCTGACGGTCGCGGGCCAGCCGATTGATATGGAAGAGCTCAAGGCGCTGCTTTCCTGGGTGCAGATGACCGGGCACGCCCGCGCCATGCCGCCCGAGATTTCCGGCGGCGAGCGTCAGCGCGCGGCTTTGGCGCGTGCGGTGATCCTCTCGCCCGATCTGATCCTTGCCGATGAGCCGACCGGCAACCTCGATTGGGAGATGTCGATGCGCATTCTCCAGCTGCTGGTCGAGCTGAACCGTTCAGGCAAATCGGTCCTGATCGCGACCCATGATCTCAACCTGATCCGCGCGGCCAAGGCGATGGTCTCGGCGCGTGTCCTGCGGATCGCGGGCAAATCGCTGCAACTGGCAGGAGCGGATCTGTGA